A portion of the Pedobacter cryoconitis genome contains these proteins:
- a CDS encoding DUF6089 family protein encodes MKSLKKIIFSIGLSCVFSGTVVAQTMELGVNAGAAGYIGDINPNHLFKPSGIAFGAYVKRNFNPYWAVGIHYNYGKIKGDDANSDDLSLKTRNLNFSTSLNELSLQVDFNFLDYFSGGGIKNFTPYIFAGAGGVLFNPKATYNGETFELRYYQTEGKKYKNYAISIPYGIGMKYRIGERLGLFTQLGYRTAKTDYLDDVGERYPASPVISGSSSKNPGGVNLSDPSVPRYPNDPNRPNFTPGGQRGNFVKNDTYFYVHIGLSYTFTSDKCYSF; translated from the coding sequence ATGAAGAGCTTAAAAAAGATCATATTTTCTATAGGACTGAGCTGTGTTTTCTCTGGTACTGTGGTGGCGCAGACAATGGAATTAGGTGTGAATGCCGGTGCTGCAGGGTATATCGGGGATATTAATCCTAATCATCTTTTTAAGCCCAGCGGTATTGCTTTTGGTGCTTATGTAAAGCGTAATTTTAATCCTTACTGGGCGGTTGGTATCCATTATAATTATGGAAAAATCAAAGGAGATGATGCAAATTCTGACGACTTAAGTCTTAAAACCCGGAATCTTAACTTTTCTACTTCGCTGAATGAACTGAGTTTACAGGTCGATTTTAACTTTCTGGATTACTTTTCTGGTGGTGGAATAAAGAATTTTACGCCTTATATATTCGCAGGAGCCGGCGGGGTATTGTTTAATCCCAAGGCGACTTATAATGGAGAAACCTTCGAGTTAAGATACTATCAGACTGAAGGCAAAAAGTATAAAAACTATGCTATAAGTATTCCTTATGGAATAGGGATGAAGTATAGGATAGGGGAGCGGCTTGGGCTGTTTACGCAGTTAGGTTACCGGACTGCAAAAACAGATTATCTGGATGATGTGGGGGAGAGATATCCGGCATCACCTGTGATAAGTGGTTCAAGTAGTAAAAATCCTGGGGGCGTTAATCTTTCAGATCCTTCTGTGCCTCGTTATCCAAATGATCCTAACCGTCCAAATTTCACCCCAGGTGGGCAGCGTGGTAATTTTGTTAAGAATGACACTTACTTTTATGTACATATAGGGCTTTCTTATACGTTTACTTCTGATAAGTGTTATAGTTTTTAG
- the yihA gene encoding ribosome biogenesis GTP-binding protein YihA/YsxC, with amino-acid sequence MIIKSATFICSNTKISALPVANMPEYAFIGRSNVGKSSLINMLVNQHGLAKTSQKPGKTQLINHFLVNEKWYIVDLPGYGYAKVSKNSRESWEKFIRNYITKRESLQCVFVLIDSRIPPQKIDIEFCCWMGEIQIPFVLAFTKTDKQSTSKTHQNIALFKKELSGWFEEIPPIFTTSAEKLIGRDEILNFVDQTNLDFAMPILTPEED; translated from the coding sequence ATGATTATAAAATCAGCAACATTTATTTGCAGTAATACCAAGATTTCGGCACTGCCAGTAGCCAACATGCCCGAATATGCTTTTATTGGCCGCTCAAACGTAGGAAAGTCGTCCCTGATCAATATGCTTGTTAACCAGCATGGATTGGCAAAAACGTCTCAAAAACCAGGAAAAACACAGTTAATTAACCACTTTTTGGTCAACGAGAAGTGGTATATCGTCGATTTACCAGGTTATGGATATGCGAAAGTTTCTAAAAACAGCCGTGAAAGCTGGGAAAAGTTCATCCGTAATTACATCACCAAAAGAGAAAGTTTACAATGCGTATTCGTTTTAATTGACAGTCGTATCCCGCCACAAAAGATTGATATTGAGTTTTGCTGCTGGATGGGAGAAATCCAAATCCCGTTTGTACTGGCCTTTACCAAGACCGATAAGCAGTCTACGTCTAAAACACATCAGAATATAGCACTCTTCAAAAAAGAACTTTCAGGATGGTTTGAAGAAATCCCACCAATATTTACGACCTCAGCAGAGAAGTTAATTGGAAGAGATGAGATCCTGAACTTTGTTGACCAGACCAATCTTGACTTTGCAATGCCTATCCTGACGCCAGAAGAAGATTAA
- a CDS encoding M3 family oligoendopeptidase produces MSNLIITKKNRTYIPQTLEIKWENLSPVLDELLDRKITNVGELEKWLQDKSEFEAALEEDFAWRYIKMSCDTANEELVSSFQYFATEIEPKISPVANLLNQKLVDSPFIEELDQTKYFVYLRAIKKALEIYREENVELFTKLQITQQKYQATTGAMSVVINDKEYTLEQAAVLTKDIDRAVRQQAWETIQQRRLVDKDALNIVFDELVAMRHEVSLNAGFENYRDYMFQALGRFDYSAKDCYAFHEAIEKEIVPILKEQAEKRAELLGLEELKPWDMEVSTSGKAALKPFKNGEELIEKTIAAFNAIDPKLGHMLSIMKANNLFDVESRKGKAPGGYNYPLAETGAPFIFMNSAGSLRDLTTMVHEGGHAIHTFLTANLELNDFKHCPSEVAELASMSMELISMDQWDIYFDNPADLVRAKKEQLQDVLKTLPWVAVIDQFQHWIYTNPTHNAADREVAFKQIYERFGAGFSNWDGLEQEFGNIWQKQLHLFEVPFYYIEYAIAQLGAIAIWKNYKENPEKALQQYLDALALGYTKPMNEIYETAGIKFDFSSEYIKELASFVKEELDKLD; encoded by the coding sequence ATGAGCAATCTTATCATTACGAAAAAAAACAGGACTTATATTCCGCAGACACTGGAGATTAAATGGGAAAACCTTTCTCCTGTGCTGGATGAATTGTTAGACAGAAAAATTACCAATGTCGGCGAGCTTGAAAAATGGCTGCAAGACAAAAGTGAATTTGAAGCTGCACTGGAAGAAGACTTTGCCTGGAGATATATCAAAATGAGCTGTGATACTGCCAATGAAGAATTGGTGAGCAGCTTTCAGTATTTCGCTACAGAGATTGAGCCGAAGATCTCTCCTGTTGCAAATTTATTAAACCAAAAACTCGTTGACAGTCCATTTATTGAAGAACTGGACCAAACTAAATACTTTGTTTATTTACGCGCAATTAAAAAAGCACTGGAAATTTACAGAGAAGAAAACGTAGAACTGTTTACGAAACTACAAATCACCCAGCAAAAATACCAGGCCACTACCGGGGCAATGAGTGTGGTGATCAATGACAAGGAATACACTTTAGAACAGGCAGCTGTTTTAACGAAAGATATAGACAGAGCGGTGCGTCAGCAGGCATGGGAAACTATCCAGCAACGTCGCCTGGTAGATAAAGATGCTTTAAACATTGTGTTTGATGAGTTGGTAGCGATGCGTCATGAGGTATCGCTGAACGCAGGGTTTGAAAACTACAGAGACTATATGTTCCAGGCTTTAGGCAGATTTGATTATAGCGCGAAGGATTGTTACGCATTTCATGAAGCGATAGAAAAAGAAATCGTACCTATCTTAAAAGAGCAAGCAGAGAAAAGAGCTGAGTTATTAGGCCTGGAAGAATTGAAGCCTTGGGATATGGAAGTCAGCACTTCTGGTAAAGCGGCCTTGAAACCTTTCAAAAACGGTGAAGAGCTGATTGAGAAAACTATCGCTGCTTTTAATGCAATTGATCCTAAATTAGGTCATATGCTTTCGATTATGAAAGCGAATAACCTATTTGATGTAGAAAGCAGAAAAGGTAAGGCTCCGGGAGGATATAACTATCCACTGGCCGAAACTGGTGCACCTTTTATTTTCATGAACTCTGCGGGCTCATTAAGAGACCTCACTACTATGGTTCACGAAGGCGGTCACGCCATCCATACTTTTTTGACGGCAAACCTGGAATTGAATGACTTTAAACATTGTCCTTCGGAAGTTGCAGAATTAGCTTCCATGAGTATGGAATTAATTTCAATGGATCAATGGGACATTTATTTTGATAACCCTGCCGATCTGGTCCGTGCTAAAAAAGAGCAGTTACAAGATGTTCTGAAAACTTTGCCTTGGGTAGCAGTAATTGATCAGTTCCAGCACTGGATTTATACGAACCCTACACATAATGCTGCCGACAGAGAGGTAGCTTTCAAACAGATCTATGAAAGATTTGGTGCAGGCTTTTCTAACTGGGATGGTCTGGAGCAGGAGTTTGGTAACATCTGGCAAAAACAACTGCATCTTTTTGAAGTTCCTTTTTATTATATAGAGTATGCGATTGCGCAGTTAGGTGCAATTGCGATCTGGAAAAATTACAAAGAAAATCCTGAAAAAGCGTTACAGCAGTATTTGGATGCTTTAGCTTTGGGTTATACCAAACCAATGAATGAGATTTACGAAACTGCGGGTATCAAATTCGATTTTAGCAGCGAATATATTAAAGAACTAGCTTCCTTTGTAAAAGAGGAATTAGATAAATTAGATTAA
- a CDS encoding UbiA-like polyprenyltransferase, with product MKKYFSLVLFAHSVFALPFAMIGFFLGVTTTDHPFNWVILLLVLLCMVFARNSAMAFNRYLDRDIDAKNPRTNMRDIPAGKVSANEALIFVIANCVLFIVTTAFINPLCLYLSPVALFVVLFYSYTKRFTALCHMVLGLGLSLAPIGAYIAVTGHFALVPVLYSLAVLFWVSGFDIIYALQDEEFDKGEKLHSIPSALGRKKALRLSEFLHALSAICVILPIVFSTFSWAYYIGVTFFCSMLIYQHLLVKPNDISKVNKAFATTNGFASVIFAACFLLDAFLRTIFKF from the coding sequence ATGAAGAAGTATTTTTCACTCGTGCTTTTTGCACATTCAGTCTTCGCATTACCCTTTGCGATGATTGGTTTCTTTTTAGGAGTTACCACTACGGATCACCCTTTCAACTGGGTGATTTTGTTGTTAGTACTCCTTTGTATGGTATTCGCCAGAAATTCTGCCATGGCCTTTAACAGGTATCTGGACAGAGACATTGATGCGAAAAATCCGCGGACTAATATGCGTGATATTCCCGCAGGAAAGGTCTCTGCGAATGAAGCACTGATCTTTGTCATTGCGAACTGTGTGCTTTTCATTGTGACCACAGCATTCATTAATCCATTATGCCTGTACCTCTCTCCTGTTGCACTTTTTGTAGTCTTGTTTTATAGCTATACCAAAAGATTTACCGCGTTATGCCATATGGTACTCGGACTGGGCTTATCCCTTGCTCCAATTGGTGCCTATATTGCTGTAACCGGTCACTTCGCGCTGGTGCCTGTCCTTTATTCGCTGGCCGTATTATTCTGGGTGAGTGGCTTTGACATTATTTATGCTTTGCAGGATGAAGAATTTGATAAAGGAGAGAAATTACACTCCATCCCTTCCGCTCTGGGCAGAAAAAAAGCACTCAGATTATCAGAATTCTTACATGCCCTGTCTGCAATCTGTGTGATCCTGCCGATTGTATTTTCTACTTTCAGCTGGGCGTATTACATTGGCGTAACCTTCTTTTGTTCGATGTTAATCTATCAGCATCTGCTGGTTAAACCCAATGACATCAGCAAAGTGAACAAAGCATTTGCGACGACCAATGGATTCGCCTCTGTGATTTTTGCAGCCTGCTTTTTGCTCGATGCTTTTTTAAGAACAATTTTCAAATTCTAA
- the ubiE gene encoding bifunctional demethylmenaquinone methyltransferase/2-methoxy-6-polyprenyl-1,4-benzoquinol methylase UbiE — protein MNEKITPYQSATITKKEQVTTMFDNIAGTYDFLNHFLSAGIDILWRKKAIRELSALKPQHILDVATGTGDLAFEAIKILHPKKITGVDISAGMLEVARKKITDRNLQDIFSVEIGDSEGLKFEDNHFDAITVAFGVRNYQDLEKGLSDMLRVLKPGGKVVILEFSKPVAFPVKQLYNFYFKSILPFFGKIFSKDARAYTYLNESAVAFPDGKSFIAVMDKVGYKTTKHRPLTFGISTIYTGIKG, from the coding sequence ATGAACGAAAAAATAACTCCATACCAATCAGCTACGATCACGAAAAAGGAGCAAGTGACCACAATGTTTGATAATATTGCTGGTACTTATGACTTCCTGAATCATTTCCTTTCTGCAGGAATAGACATTCTATGGCGTAAAAAGGCCATTCGTGAATTGTCAGCACTGAAGCCGCAACATATTTTGGATGTAGCTACAGGAACGGGTGACCTTGCTTTTGAGGCGATCAAAATACTTCATCCTAAAAAAATAACAGGCGTAGATATTTCTGCCGGAATGCTTGAAGTAGCCCGTAAAAAAATCACAGATCGCAATTTACAGGATATTTTTAGTGTAGAAATCGGAGATTCGGAAGGTCTTAAGTTTGAGGACAATCATTTTGATGCCATTACAGTTGCTTTTGGGGTCCGTAATTATCAGGATCTTGAAAAGGGATTGTCAGACATGCTGCGGGTATTAAAACCAGGTGGAAAAGTCGTAATCCTGGAGTTTTCAAAACCAGTGGCGTTCCCGGTGAAACAATTGTATAATTTTTATTTTAAATCTATATTGCCGTTTTTCGGGAAAATATTCTCAAAGGATGCCAGAGCTTATACGTATCTTAATGAATCGGCAGTGGCATTTCCTGATGGAAAGTCTTTTATTGCAGTGATGGATAAAGTGGGTTACAAAACGACTAAACACAGACCACTGACCTTTGGGATCAGTACAATATATACCGGAATCAAAGGTTAA
- a CDS encoding outer membrane beta-barrel protein, translating into MKLKISLLLVLLFSVAAARAQNWGGGVDDENVHFGFTFQYTGSSYKLRKKENWRTPYQSIVDPSRGKITDSLNTMYGKSSPGFGIGFVVNGRVNNHIDVRLTPTLVFTDRLMEYEYGPYTNIGGNQANNPALTSAIEKKVVATMVEFPLGIKIKSDRRNNFRAYMLYGAKYSMDIASKKKSDDSPLDEEFKFLKNKKSYWSLEAAFGLDLYFEYFKMSPEIKLSYSLNDIVDRTEVNPYNNPIDKLMLRHVTFSLFFE; encoded by the coding sequence ATGAAATTAAAAATAAGCCTGCTTCTTGTTCTTCTTTTTTCAGTCGCTGCTGCCAGAGCTCAAAACTGGGGTGGCGGTGTTGATGATGAGAATGTACACTTTGGGTTTACTTTTCAGTATACAGGATCTTCTTATAAGCTCAGGAAAAAGGAGAATTGGAGAACTCCTTATCAGTCAATTGTTGATCCGTCAAGGGGTAAGATCACAGATTCATTGAATACGATGTACGGTAAATCTTCTCCAGGATTTGGAATTGGTTTCGTAGTCAATGGCAGGGTTAATAATCATATCGATGTGAGGTTAACGCCAACATTGGTTTTTACGGACAGGCTGATGGAGTATGAATATGGGCCTTATACGAATATTGGCGGCAATCAGGCGAATAATCCAGCCTTGACCAGTGCTATTGAAAAGAAAGTGGTTGCTACGATGGTTGAATTTCCATTGGGTATCAAAATCAAGTCTGACAGAAGAAATAACTTCAGGGCTTATATGTTATATGGGGCAAAATATTCGATGGATATCGCTTCCAAGAAAAAGTCGGACGATTCACCATTAGATGAAGAGTTCAAGTTCCTGAAAAATAAGAAGAGCTACTGGTCTTTAGAAGCGGCTTTTGGATTGGATCTGTATTTCGAGTATTTTAAAATGTCTCCGGAAATCAAGTTGTCTTACTCATTGAATGATATTGTAGACAGAACAGAGGTTAATCCTTATAATAATCCGATCGATAAATTGATGTTGCGTCATGTGACATTCAGTTTATTCTTTGAATGA
- a CDS encoding alpha/beta fold hydrolase: protein MKYEVIEEDGFKYIEAGKGETLVLLHGLMGELSNWEPVIDHFKENYRILVPILPIYELPILTLGVKSLAKYIHKFIKFKKLGQVVLIGNSLGGHLGLVVTAAHQESVKALVLTGSSGLYENAFGGTFPRRESYDYIREKVEFTFYDPSIATKEMVDEIFKTVNDRSRVIRILALAKSAIRHNMSKELNKITIPVSLIWGKNDQVTPPDVAEEFHQLLPNSELNWVDKCGHVPMMEHPEIFNQYLSTFLDRILLK from the coding sequence ATGAAATACGAAGTAATAGAAGAGGATGGGTTTAAGTATATAGAGGCCGGAAAAGGCGAAACCCTGGTATTACTTCATGGTTTGATGGGCGAGTTGAGCAATTGGGAACCGGTTATTGATCATTTCAAGGAGAATTACCGTATACTAGTACCAATTTTGCCTATATATGAATTGCCAATCCTTACTTTAGGTGTTAAGAGTTTAGCAAAGTACATTCATAAATTTATAAAGTTTAAAAAACTGGGACAGGTTGTCCTGATCGGAAATTCATTAGGCGGGCATCTTGGGCTGGTCGTTACAGCGGCACATCAGGAAAGTGTAAAAGCATTGGTATTAACTGGTAGTTCTGGTTTATATGAAAATGCTTTTGGTGGTACTTTCCCAAGAAGAGAGAGCTATGATTATATCCGTGAAAAGGTTGAATTCACGTTCTATGATCCTTCTATCGCTACAAAAGAAATGGTAGATGAGATTTTTAAAACAGTTAATGACCGTTCAAGAGTTATCCGTATTCTGGCTTTGGCAAAATCTGCTATCCGCCATAATATGTCTAAGGAACTGAATAAAATTACCATCCCTGTTTCTTTGATCTGGGGAAAAAATGACCAGGTAACTCCGCCGGATGTAGCTGAAGAATTTCATCAGCTGCTGCCTAATTCGGAATTAAACTGGGTTGATAAATGCGGACATGTTCCTATGATGGAGCATCCTGAAATTTTTAACCAATATCTGAGTACTTTCTTAGATAGAATTTTACTGAAATAA
- a CDS encoding CBS domain-containing protein, with amino-acid sequence MFASELISNSILPLQTSETVHTALDRMAEFKLNHLPVLNNGQFLGIVAEDHLLEIRNVEEPIGGLSLTILNPFVYQDVHVYDVIRIFDQLKLSLVPVLDYKKNYLGVISIHDLLKYTSDIFAVKEPGGIIVLEINNRNNSLSHMAQIVEADNAQILSSYVQNFPDSTRLEVTLKINKTELSGIISAFERYDYQVKAVFNSTTQDNGTEDRYNLLMSYLNV; translated from the coding sequence ATGTTTGCATCTGAACTCATATCAAATTCAATACTGCCGTTACAGACTTCTGAAACGGTACATACTGCTTTGGATAGAATGGCTGAGTTCAAGTTGAATCATTTACCAGTATTGAACAATGGCCAGTTTCTTGGCATTGTGGCCGAAGATCATCTATTGGAAATAAGAAATGTGGAAGAGCCTATTGGAGGTCTTTCTTTAACTATTCTTAACCCTTTTGTTTATCAGGATGTACATGTTTACGATGTAATCAGGATATTCGATCAGCTGAAGCTTTCTTTAGTGCCGGTACTGGATTATAAAAAGAATTATCTGGGTGTAATTTCTATACATGACTTATTAAAGTATACCTCAGATATTTTTGCCGTTAAAGAACCAGGAGGGATTATCGTTCTGGAAATTAATAACCGCAATAACTCTTTGTCGCATATGGCTCAGATTGTTGAAGCTGATAATGCACAAATCTTATCCTCTTATGTGCAGAACTTTCCAGATTCTACACGGTTAGAGGTGACGCTGAAAATTAATAAAACTGAATTATCTGGAATCATATCTGCTTTTGAGAGATATGATTACCAGGTGAAAGCGGTTTTTAACAGCACCACTCAGGACAACGGAACGGAAGACAGATATAATTTGTTAATGAGTTATTTAAATGTCTAA
- a CDS encoding isoprenyl transferase — protein sequence MGFKEQIDTSRLPEHIAIIMDGNGRWAKNQGKFRSFGHESGVISVKDIVEGCADIGVKYLTIYAFSTENWNRPIDEVNALMELLIATINNETDTLNKNNIRLNAIGDIASLPQQCIDDLKSAMEKTAGNTTCTLTLALSYSAKWEILEAAKKLALLVQDGKIKVDEIDEAQFSSQLTTVNMPDPELMIRTSGEHRVSNFLLWQMAYSELYFTETLWPDFRREDLFEAIVDYQKRERRFGKISEQLN from the coding sequence ATGGGATTTAAAGAACAAATCGATACTAGTCGCTTACCGGAACACATCGCTATTATTATGGATGGGAATGGAAGATGGGCTAAAAATCAAGGTAAATTCAGATCTTTCGGTCATGAAAGCGGGGTAATATCTGTAAAAGATATTGTAGAAGGGTGTGCGGATATTGGCGTAAAATACCTGACAATCTATGCTTTTTCTACGGAAAACTGGAACAGACCTATTGATGAAGTCAATGCTTTGATGGAATTGCTGATTGCTACAATCAACAATGAAACAGATACATTGAATAAAAATAACATCAGGCTGAATGCCATTGGTGACATTGCCTCTTTACCTCAGCAATGTATTGATGATTTAAAAAGCGCGATGGAGAAAACTGCGGGAAATACCACTTGTACTTTGACTCTTGCTTTGAGTTATAGTGCTAAATGGGAGATTCTGGAGGCTGCAAAAAAGCTTGCTTTGCTAGTGCAGGATGGTAAAATTAAAGTGGATGAGATTGATGAGGCACAGTTTTCTTCTCAATTAACTACTGTAAATATGCCAGATCCGGAGTTGATGATCCGTACCAGTGGAGAGCATCGGGTAAGTAATTTTCTGCTTTGGCAGATGGCTTACAGCGAGCTGTATTTTACGGAGACTTTGTGGCCGGACTTCAGAAGAGAAGACCTTTTTGAAGCTATTGTGGACTACCAAAAGCGCGAACGTCGCTTCGGTAAAATTAGTGAACAGTTGAACTAA
- a CDS encoding NAD kinase yields the protein MKIAIYGREFNNSVLPFVQEVFNALEYYGIETIVHKEYNEFIEDKVKLPAHVETFSNHLELRDHAEILISLGGDGTLLDTLALIRDSGIPVIGINFGRLGFLASINKNEIRNAIEALVNKQYSLDKRTLLNVESKHNLFGDENFALNDITIHRRDNTAMMIIHAYMNDEFINSYWADGLIIATPTGSTAYSLSCGGPIIFPSAQNFVITPIAPHNLNVRPVIIPDDVSLRFEVEARSTKFLVSCDSRTATVDRSVKITVNKAAFHVNLIRLNNESYLTTLRNKLLWGIDTRNY from the coding sequence ATGAAGATTGCAATTTACGGCAGAGAGTTCAATAACAGCGTTTTGCCTTTCGTGCAAGAAGTTTTTAATGCCCTTGAATATTATGGGATTGAAACGATTGTCCACAAGGAGTACAATGAGTTTATTGAAGATAAAGTAAAGCTCCCTGCCCATGTTGAAACCTTTTCCAATCACCTGGAACTACGCGATCATGCAGAAATCCTGATAAGTTTGGGTGGGGATGGGACGTTGCTGGATACGCTTGCTTTAATCAGAGATTCTGGGATTCCGGTTATAGGAATTAACTTTGGAAGGCTTGGTTTTTTGGCGAGTATCAATAAAAATGAAATCAGAAATGCGATTGAGGCTTTAGTCAATAAGCAATATTCGCTTGATAAACGGACTTTACTTAACGTAGAGTCTAAGCATAATCTTTTTGGTGATGAGAATTTCGCACTGAATGATATCACTATCCACAGACGTGATAATACAGCAATGATGATTATCCATGCGTATATGAATGATGAGTTTATCAATTCATACTGGGCAGATGGGTTAATTATTGCCACGCCTACGGGTTCTACGGCTTATTCATTGAGCTGCGGCGGTCCGATCATATTTCCAAGTGCACAGAATTTTGTCATTACACCGATCGCTCCACATAACCTGAATGTAAGACCAGTCATTATTCCTGATGATGTCAGCTTGCGGTTTGAAGTAGAGGCGCGGAGTACTAAATTCCTGGTATCCTGCGATTCAAGGACTGCTACGGTAGACAGGTCTGTGAAAATAACAGTGAATAAGGCTGCTTTTCATGTGAACCTTATTCGTTTGAATAATGAAAGTTATCTGACTACCTTAAGGAACAAATTGCTTTGGGGAATTGATACCCGTAATTATTAA
- a CDS encoding SDR family oxidoreductase produces MKTALITGATSGIGKSCAHLFAQQGYQLVLVARREEKLNEVAKHLADKYAIEVKTLIADVRDNSVLKEVFESLPEDWKKIDVLINNAGLSQGLDPIQNGDTNDWDTMIDTNVKGLLYVTKIVSNWMIAAKKGHIINIGSIAGKEVYPNGNVYCATKHAVDALNKGMRLDLLPHGIKVTAINPGMVETEFSVVRFKGDEDKAKKVYEGLSPLLAQDIADAIWFAVSRPAHVNINDMLIMPTAQASATVVNRN; encoded by the coding sequence ATGAAAACTGCATTAATTACAGGCGCGACTTCAGGTATAGGGAAATCATGTGCACACTTATTTGCACAACAAGGGTATCAATTGGTTTTGGTGGCCAGAAGAGAAGAAAAATTGAACGAGGTTGCTAAACACTTAGCAGATAAATATGCAATAGAGGTCAAAACACTTATTGCAGATGTAAGAGACAATTCAGTGTTGAAGGAAGTTTTTGAAAGCTTGCCTGAAGACTGGAAAAAGATTGATGTGTTAATTAACAATGCAGGTTTAAGCCAGGGATTGGATCCGATTCAAAACGGGGATACCAATGATTGGGATACAATGATAGATACCAACGTAAAGGGTTTACTTTATGTGACTAAAATAGTTTCCAACTGGATGATCGCTGCAAAGAAAGGGCACATCATCAATATTGGTTCTATTGCAGGCAAAGAAGTTTATCCAAACGGAAATGTTTATTGTGCAACAAAACATGCAGTGGATGCCCTAAATAAAGGAATGCGTCTGGATCTGCTTCCGCATGGTATCAAAGTAACTGCAATTAATCCTGGTATGGTAGAAACAGAATTTTCTGTAGTCCGTTTCAAAGGAGATGAAGACAAGGCGAAAAAGGTATATGAAGGGTTATCTCCTTTATTGGCACAGGATATTGCTGATGCAATCTGGTTTGCTGTGAGCCGCCCTGCACATGTAAATATAAATGATATGCTGATTATGCCAACTGCACAGGCATCAGCAACAGTAGTCAATAGAAATTAG
- a CDS encoding GatB/YqeY domain-containing protein: MVSAIIDQEIKKAMLAKDQAALRGLRAIKAALLVARTEKGSAEEITEDAEMKILQRLIKQRKESSDIYKQQGREDLAVIEDEEITVISQFMPQQLSKEEVEVLIARLIADAGTVTVKDMGRIMGLANKELAGKADGKLIAEIVKSQLA, from the coding sequence ATGGTATCTGCAATTATAGATCAGGAAATAAAAAAAGCAATGTTAGCTAAAGATCAGGCTGCATTAAGAGGTTTACGCGCAATTAAAGCTGCATTATTAGTCGCAAGAACGGAAAAAGGATCGGCTGAAGAAATTACTGAAGATGCTGAAATGAAAATCCTTCAGCGTTTAATTAAACAAAGAAAAGAATCTTCTGATATTTATAAACAACAGGGTAGAGAAGATCTGGCTGTGATTGAAGACGAAGAAATTACTGTAATCAGTCAGTTTATGCCACAGCAATTGAGCAAAGAAGAAGTAGAAGTTCTGATTGCCAGGTTGATAGCAGATGCTGGTACAGTTACGGTAAAAGATATGGGCCGTATTATGGGGCTGGCAAATAAAGAACTGGCTGGTAAGGCAGATGGCAAATTGATAGCTGAAATTGTTAAAAGTCAATTGGCATAA